A genomic segment from Nitrosopumilus sp. K4 encodes:
- a CDS encoding pyrimidine dimer DNA glycosylase/endonuclease V: MRVWDISAKKLCKNHLLGEHRELHAIWSIITEQKKGYSLHPETMRWKGKLKALYFRHEELVIELHSRGYRHHSSLDKRKAIGASKQNILIDSIPKQIQILKQKRCSCQI, from the coding sequence ATGCGTGTATGGGACATCTCTGCAAAAAAACTGTGTAAAAACCATTTGTTAGGTGAGCACAGAGAACTTCATGCAATTTGGTCTATTATTACAGAACAAAAAAAGGGATATTCACTTCATCCTGAAACTATGCGATGGAAAGGAAAATTGAAAGCACTGTATTTTAGACATGAGGAATTGGTTATTGAATTACATAGTAGAGGTTATCGTCATCATAGCTCGCTTGACAAAAGGAAAGCTATTGGCGCATCAAAACAAAATATTTTGATTGATTCAATCCCTAAACAAATTCAAATTCTAAAACAAAAACGCTGTTCCTGTCAAATCTGA
- a CDS encoding DUF432 domain-containing protein — MEETTSEFSSYGVYKIDDSLELSLPNIEIQIKKLSDNVFSYTRKDAEDNVVEKMIPVKTSYFEIELCPIRPLNYPARRTNYVYLDFETPVFLSEGSAASIYVRCPIEIGIFLIHDGHKDSLDWFACDPVRCRFGLYGTPESGTLCKYYKSDIVESYDDSISFVNAVMQIRLRNELGEGHSISKVVFPISNNTIYYQKSKAIIDSLDAVMRKKLTLEILDVYAKKLETDWTVSPTYEVASQVKNVDMGVD; from the coding sequence TTGGAAGAAACAACGTCTGAATTTTCTAGTTATGGTGTTTACAAAATAGATGACTCTCTAGAACTTTCATTGCCTAATATAGAAATCCAAATAAAGAAACTGTCTGATAATGTTTTTTCTTATACAAGAAAAGACGCAGAAGACAATGTTGTTGAAAAAATGATTCCTGTCAAAACAAGTTATTTTGAAATTGAGTTGTGTCCGATTAGACCTTTGAATTATCCTGCAAGAAGAACAAATTACGTGTACTTGGATTTTGAAACTCCTGTATTTTTATCTGAAGGATCTGCAGCTTCGATTTATGTCCGCTGTCCTATTGAAATAGGTATTTTTCTTATTCATGATGGCCACAAGGATTCATTAGATTGGTTTGCATGTGACCCTGTTCGCTGTAGATTTGGGTTGTATGGTACTCCCGAAAGCGGAACTCTTTGCAAGTACTATAAATCTGATATAGTTGAATCTTATGATGATTCCATTTCATTTGTTAATGCTGTGATGCAGATTCGTCTTAGAAATGAATTAGGTGAAGGACACTCAATTTCCAAAGTAGTCTTTCCTATATCTAATAATACGATTTATTATCAAAAATCAAAGGCAATAATTGATTCCCTTGATGCGGTAATGAGGAAAAAACTTACTTTGGAAATATTGGATGTGTATGCTAAAAAATTAGAGACTGATTGGACTGTGTCTCCTACTTACGAAGTGGCCTCACAAGTAAAAAACGTGGATATGGGTGTTGATTGA
- a CDS encoding adenosylhomocysteinase → MSKVKSSSKLIKDGKLSYEWARSHMQILDNTINRLKKSKPLKGITLGFCLHITKETSVLLMGAKELGATVACCGGNPLTTQDDIAAFLASQGIHVYAWHGQSVKEYDWCIDQVLKHKPTILTDDGADMNVKAHFDKRFKSLEILGATEETTAGVTRIRAVENQGKLRYPVILVNEAYTKHMFDNRYGTGQSTIDGYLRAMNLLMASKRVVVVGYGWVGRGVASRCHGMGSKVIVTEIDPVKALEAHMDGFEVMPMSQAAKIGDIFITCTGMTSVIRKEHILQMKEGAIMGNVGHFDVEIDSDFLLKKSKSVKQVRPSLDECVLKNGKRVYLIGEGRLANLVAAEGHPPEVMAQSFSNQILSIMYILKNHKKMENKIINVPEEIDRQVAIDALKAMDVKIDKLTPEQVKYMNSW, encoded by the coding sequence GTGAGCAAAGTAAAGTCTAGTTCAAAACTAATCAAAGATGGAAAACTATCTTATGAATGGGCTAGATCTCATATGCAGATTTTAGATAATACTATTAATCGACTCAAAAAATCAAAACCTCTCAAAGGTATAACGTTAGGATTTTGTTTGCATATCACAAAAGAAACATCCGTTCTTTTAATGGGTGCAAAAGAACTTGGTGCAACAGTTGCGTGTTGTGGTGGCAATCCATTAACTACGCAGGATGATATTGCAGCCTTTTTGGCATCTCAAGGAATTCATGTTTATGCATGGCATGGTCAATCAGTCAAAGAATATGATTGGTGTATTGATCAGGTTCTAAAACATAAACCCACCATCTTAACTGATGATGGGGCAGACATGAATGTCAAGGCCCACTTTGATAAACGATTCAAATCTTTGGAAATTTTAGGTGCAACTGAAGAAACCACTGCAGGTGTTACCCGAATTAGAGCTGTAGAAAATCAAGGCAAGCTTCGCTATCCTGTCATCTTGGTAAATGAAGCATATACCAAACATATGTTTGACAATCGTTATGGGACAGGACAAAGTACAATTGATGGTTACCTAAGAGCAATGAATCTGCTCATGGCATCAAAACGAGTAGTTGTTGTTGGATATGGTTGGGTAGGTCGTGGCGTTGCATCTAGATGTCATGGAATGGGTTCTAAAGTAATTGTTACTGAAATTGATCCTGTAAAAGCACTAGAAGCCCATATGGATGGATTTGAAGTAATGCCTATGTCACAAGCTGCAAAAATCGGTGATATCTTTATCACTTGCACTGGAATGACTAGTGTGATAAGAAAAGAGCACATCTTACAAATGAAAGAAGGTGCAATTATGGGAAATGTTGGCCACTTTGATGTTGAAATCGACAGTGACTTTTTACTGAAAAAATCCAAATCAGTAAAACAAGTTAGACCCAGTCTTGATGAATGTGTTCTTAAAAATGGAAAACGCGTTTATTTGATTGGTGAAGGTAGATTGGCAAATCTAGTTGCAGCTGAAGGGCATCCTCCAGAAGTTATGGCTCAATCATTTTCAAACCAAATTTTATCCATAATGTACATCTTAAAAAATCACAAGAAAATGGAAAATAAGATTATCAATGTTCCTGAAGAAATAGATCGTCAAGTTGCTATTGATGCACTAAAAGCTATGGATGTAAAAATTGACAAACTTACTCCTGAACAAGTAAAGTACATGAATAGTTGGTAA
- the cysS gene encoding cysteine--tRNA ligase, with translation MRLQDTLSNSEKELETTGTVRVYLCGVTVYDESHIGHARTIIVFDVLRKYLESKKINVEFIQNFTDVDDKIIKRANVENTTAQQISTKYIENYFSDFDALNVKRATNYPKATEHIKDIQEFIEKLIEKNVAYVTKNGVYFAVDKFPEYGKLSKKKIDELQSGARIEVDEAKKDPLDFALWKLSDIEPVWDSPWGKGRPGWHIECSTMSIKYLGENFDIHGGGRDLIFPHHENEIAQSESFTSKQFAKIWMHVGMVTINGEKMSKSLGNIKSIKHVLENWGPNIIRLFCLSGHYSKPIDYTDGLLKESLTKWRQAEMCYYELIHANSEEDHNVENTIETSRKEFDAALESDFNTHLALSSFFKLVKETNKMAAESSISKTDAQKIMPEFERMLTILGLDIPKISQQEKEQISSLIQKREELRKEKKFEEADEIRNQINEMNIEIIDHQGKTVWIRKEKIKAENQI, from the coding sequence ATGAGATTACAAGATACATTAAGCAATTCAGAAAAAGAGTTAGAAACTACAGGAACAGTAAGAGTATATCTATGTGGGGTGACTGTCTATGACGAGTCGCATATTGGTCACGCCAGAACCATTATCGTTTTTGATGTATTAAGAAAATACCTGGAAAGTAAAAAAATCAATGTAGAATTTATTCAAAATTTTACAGATGTGGATGATAAGATCATAAAACGTGCAAATGTAGAGAACACAACTGCTCAGCAAATAAGCACAAAATACATTGAAAATTATTTTTCTGATTTTGATGCATTAAATGTAAAACGTGCAACAAATTACCCAAAGGCTACCGAACACATTAAAGATATTCAAGAATTCATTGAAAAATTAATTGAAAAGAATGTTGCATATGTAACAAAAAATGGAGTGTATTTTGCAGTAGATAAATTTCCAGAGTATGGAAAATTATCTAAAAAGAAAATTGATGAGCTTCAATCAGGAGCAAGAATAGAAGTAGACGAAGCAAAAAAAGATCCATTAGATTTTGCGCTGTGGAAACTTTCAGATATTGAACCAGTTTGGGATAGCCCTTGGGGGAAAGGCAGACCAGGATGGCACATAGAGTGTTCTACAATGAGCATCAAGTATCTTGGAGAGAATTTTGACATACATGGTGGAGGACGAGATCTGATTTTCCCTCATCATGAAAATGAGATTGCACAATCAGAATCATTCACATCAAAACAATTTGCAAAAATTTGGATGCATGTTGGGATGGTGACAATAAATGGCGAAAAAATGTCAAAGTCATTAGGGAACATAAAATCCATAAAACATGTGTTAGAAAATTGGGGTCCAAACATCATCAGATTATTTTGTTTATCAGGTCATTATTCAAAACCAATAGACTATACTGACGGATTACTTAAAGAGAGTTTAACAAAATGGCGTCAAGCTGAAATGTGTTATTATGAATTAATTCATGCGAATTCAGAAGAAGATCACAATGTAGAAAATACAATTGAGACATCAAGAAAGGAATTTGATGCTGCACTTGAATCAGATTTCAACACACACTTAGCGTTATCATCATTTTTCAAACTAGTCAAAGAAACCAACAAAATGGCAGCCGAAAGCAGTATTAGTAAAACAGATGCCCAAAAAATTATGCCCGAATTTGAGAGAATGCTTACAATTTTAGGATTAGACATTCCAAAAATATCACAACAAGAAAAAGAACAGATCAGTTCATTGATACAAAAAAGGGAAGAGTTGCGAAAAGAGAAAAAATTTGAAGAAGCAGATGAGATTCGCAATCAAATCAATGAAATGAATATTGAAATTATCGATCATCAAGGAAAAACAGTCTGGATCAGAAAAGAGAAGATCAAGGCAGAGAATCAGATTTGA
- a CDS encoding Rieske 2Fe-2S domain-containing protein has product MAWKKIADKGEIAAGKGKAFKIDGKQIAIFNQDGYHALDDLCVHQDGSLAPGKLDGDIVECPLHFWHYNIKTGELTDYLKDVKLETYAVEARDDGIYVDI; this is encoded by the coding sequence GTGGCTTGGAAAAAGATTGCCGATAAAGGAGAGATTGCTGCAGGAAAGGGCAAAGCATTCAAAATAGACGGAAAACAGATTGCAATATTTAATCAAGATGGATATCATGCATTAGATGACCTTTGCGTTCATCAAGATGGTTCACTTGCGCCAGGAAAACTAGATGGAGATATCGTAGAATGTCCACTTCATTTTTGGCACTATAATATCAAAACAGGTGAGCTTACAGATTATCTAAAAGATGTAAAACTAGAGACATATGCTGTAGAAGCAAGAGATGACGGAATTTACGTAGATATTTAG
- the metG gene encoding methionine--tRNA ligase, translating into MNSKAIITSALPYANGEIHLGHVASTYLPADVTTRFLKLNGVEAYYVCASDDFGTPILIQSEKEGKTPSEYVAYWNKRDYEDFKAFGIDFDFFYKTSSDENIKFVQDVFKKLNDAGHIYEQEIIQFYCNNDKKFLPDRYVKGICPYCNAEDQYSDLCESCGRVPEEITDPKCSICGQTPTKEKTMHYFFKLKNFADSLYKWLDESEHLQKDVKKYVQNWIKSGLIDWDITRDITWGVPIPLDNAKNKVFYGWFDNHLAYISTALKFLNDKGIDGKAFWNSADIYHFIGKDIVYHHYLFLPAMRLGINSEYKLPDYIPTRGHLTLQSKKISKSRNWYIGLKQFLNYYPADYLRYYLVAINPYSQDDLNFDWDDFTTRINSELIGNLGNFVNRALGFTKKAFNGVIPKTTTFDEKDKEAEEKISGLSSEIGDLMNSNHLDRALKKVMEFSSFFNQYFQHKEPWKNGPGTENCVYLAVNAARSIAIAVYPFIPESSQKIWTQLGFSDNVNDHKWDEMSELAIPAGHMLGEASPLFSKVEATDIERYKKQLGPQ; encoded by the coding sequence ATGAATTCTAAGGCTATTATCACAAGTGCGTTGCCTTATGCAAATGGTGAAATTCATCTAGGGCATGTTGCATCTACTTATCTTCCAGCTGATGTGACTACAAGATTTTTGAAACTAAACGGCGTTGAGGCATACTATGTTTGTGCTTCTGATGACTTTGGAACTCCCATCCTCATTCAATCTGAAAAAGAAGGAAAAACTCCTTCAGAATATGTAGCATATTGGAACAAAAGAGACTATGAGGATTTTAAGGCATTTGGCATTGATTTTGATTTTTTTTACAAGACAAGCTCTGATGAAAACATAAAATTTGTTCAAGATGTTTTCAAAAAATTAAACGATGCCGGACATATCTATGAACAGGAAATAATTCAATTTTATTGTAATAATGATAAGAAATTTCTACCTGATAGATATGTGAAAGGGATCTGCCCTTATTGTAATGCTGAAGATCAATACTCTGATCTTTGTGAAAGCTGTGGACGAGTTCCCGAAGAAATCACCGACCCAAAATGTTCTATTTGTGGTCAGACTCCAACCAAAGAAAAAACAATGCATTATTTTTTCAAACTCAAAAATTTTGCTGACTCTTTATACAAATGGTTAGATGAAAGTGAACATCTTCAAAAAGATGTCAAAAAATATGTTCAAAATTGGATCAAGTCTGGTTTGATTGATTGGGATATCACTCGTGATATCACTTGGGGTGTTCCCATCCCTCTTGATAATGCAAAAAACAAAGTTTTCTATGGTTGGTTTGATAATCACTTGGCATACATTTCTACTGCATTAAAATTTCTAAATGATAAAGGAATTGATGGAAAAGCATTTTGGAACTCCGCAGATATTTATCATTTCATTGGGAAGGATATTGTTTATCATCATTACTTGTTTTTGCCTGCAATGCGATTGGGAATTAACAGCGAGTATAAACTTCCTGACTATATCCCCACAAGAGGTCATCTAACACTACAATCTAAGAAAATATCTAAGAGTAGAAATTGGTACATTGGTCTGAAACAGTTTTTAAATTATTATCCAGCTGACTATCTGCGATACTATCTAGTTGCAATAAATCCTTACTCTCAAGATGATTTGAATTTTGATTGGGATGATTTTACAACTAGAATTAATTCTGAGTTAATTGGCAATCTTGGAAATTTTGTAAACCGTGCATTAGGTTTTACCAAAAAAGCATTCAACGGAGTTATCCCAAAAACTACAACTTTTGATGAAAAAGACAAAGAGGCTGAAGAAAAAATATCTGGTCTATCTTCTGAAATTGGAGATCTGATGAACTCAAACCATCTTGACCGAGCATTAAAGAAAGTTATGGAGTTTTCATCCTTCTTTAACCAATACTTCCAACATAAGGAACCTTGGAAAAATGGACCTGGAACTGAAAACTGTGTCTATTTAGCCGTAAATGCTGCACGAAGCATAGCCATTGCAGTATATCCTTTCATTCCTGAATCTTCACAAAAAATTTGGACTCAATTAGGTTTTAGCGATAACGTTAATGATCACAAATGGGATGAAATGTCTGAATTGGCAATTCCAGCAGGTCATATGTTAGGCGAGGCATCTCCTTTGTTTAGTAAAGTAGAAGCAACTGATATTGAGAGATACAAGAAACAATTGGGTCCTCAGTAA
- a CDS encoding EF-Tu/IF-2/RF-3 family GTPase, with protein MVKSINFVVLGKQDIASEFGKKGTVTDLSLYDRKESEIIKTWVTPSGFPDKIQPLFQAINLAEFVIFHVDALDKYTGEQIIALDSLKKEHGILSHTFDVDESRLDAMIKGTVVEKYLKVDQDKIKEEMDKIESNSVDGPSEMVIDHCFDVKGVGTVILGKVTSGKIKQYDNLKLYPAGVDVLIKSIQMHDDPVEESVCPARVGLAVKGVKPDDVGRGDVISEENAVNIATELQLDFTKNPFYKGDIGENQGCLVSIGLQIKAAKFSSISPLKLTFEKPVIFKPGDMAVILKPESATVRILGSGPIQ; from the coding sequence TTGGTTAAATCGATTAACTTTGTGGTTTTGGGCAAGCAAGACATTGCCTCAGAATTTGGCAAGAAAGGTACTGTTACAGATCTGTCTCTTTATGATAGAAAAGAGTCTGAAATAATTAAAACATGGGTTACTCCAAGTGGATTTCCAGATAAGATTCAACCATTATTTCAGGCAATTAATCTTGCAGAATTTGTCATATTTCATGTAGATGCGCTCGATAAATATACTGGGGAGCAAATCATTGCACTTGACTCGTTAAAAAAAGAACATGGTATCTTGTCTCATACTTTTGATGTTGATGAATCAAGACTGGATGCTATGATAAAGGGAACTGTTGTAGAAAAATATCTCAAAGTAGACCAAGATAAAATTAAAGAAGAGATGGATAAAATTGAATCTAATTCAGTTGATGGGCCATCTGAAATGGTCATTGATCACTGCTTTGACGTGAAGGGCGTTGGGACTGTAATTTTGGGTAAAGTTACTTCTGGTAAAATAAAACAATATGACAATTTGAAATTATATCCTGCTGGAGTGGATGTTTTGATAAAATCAATTCAAATGCATGACGACCCTGTAGAAGAATCTGTATGCCCTGCAAGAGTTGGGTTGGCTGTAAAGGGTGTAAAACCTGATGATGTTGGAAGGGGTGATGTTATTTCTGAAGAGAATGCAGTAAACATTGCCACCGAACTACAATTAGATTTTACAAAAAATCCATTTTACAAAGGTGATATTGGTGAAAATCAAGGATGCCTTGTAAGTATTGGACTTCAAATAAAGGCCGCAAAATTCTCCTCAATATCTCCTCTGAAATTAACTTTTGAAAAACCTGTAATTTTCAAACCTGGTGATATGGCAGTAATTTTGAAACCCGAATCTGCTACAGTTAGAATTCTTGGAAGTGGACCTATCCAATAG
- a CDS encoding mechanosensitive ion channel family protein, translated as MVLEFFDNLSQIEITGGLTLLSLLIGGIIMAVGIIVARTVRLLFTKYYGPKLPQDTAKNMGKLLYFGIIIIAFLVFTSSTGVDLSGLLVAGGIFGVVIGFATQSVVSNLISGIFLMIEKPVRQGDSVELPSDGISGTLLDISTFSVRIRQFDGTIVRIPNESFFTHNIRSLTSTPVRRSEAVVGIAYKEDIEGAISVLEKAIQKTMPFVLAVPQPEFRLKELGDSSVNIEILVWHPREDWGAVSPKLLIVAKNALDEAGIEIPFPQRVIWQGKA; from the coding sequence ATGGTATTGGAATTTTTTGATAACTTGTCTCAAATAGAAATCACAGGTGGTCTCACCTTGCTGTCATTATTGATAGGTGGAATAATTATGGCAGTTGGAATAATTGTTGCTAGGACTGTTCGACTGCTTTTTACAAAATACTATGGCCCAAAATTGCCTCAAGATACGGCAAAGAATATGGGCAAATTATTATACTTTGGAATAATCATTATCGCATTTTTGGTATTTACCTCTTCTACAGGTGTTGATTTATCTGGCCTGCTGGTGGCAGGTGGAATCTTTGGAGTTGTTATAGGATTTGCAACTCAGTCTGTTGTTTCTAATTTGATTTCAGGGATTTTCCTCATGATTGAAAAGCCTGTAAGGCAGGGAGATTCAGTAGAACTTCCGTCTGATGGGATTTCCGGAACTTTGTTGGATATCAGTACTTTCTCTGTTCGAATTCGACAGTTTGATGGTACTATAGTTAGAATCCCTAACGAGTCCTTTTTTACTCACAACATAAGATCTCTTACTTCTACACCTGTCAGGAGATCTGAGGCTGTTGTTGGAATTGCATACAAAGAAGATATCGAAGGTGCCATTTCTGTTTTGGAAAAAGCAATTCAAAAAACAATGCCGTTTGTTTTAGCTGTACCCCAGCCTGAATTCCGACTAAAGGAACTGGGTGATTCAAGTGTAAATATTGAAATTTTGGTTTGGCACCCTAGAGAAGATTGGGGTGCAGTGTCTCCAAAATTGCTTATTGTTGCAAAAAATGCTCTTGATGAGGCTGGTATAGAGATTCCATTCCCACAAAGAGTAATCTGGCAAGGAAAGGCGTAA
- a CDS encoding DUF726 domain-containing protein codes for MSKIIPRISTRGYYDLTNGDTLKNNSYFLYPKKDFAKLIGSKELTIMIHGLRNDNAGAVAKVLIAKNRLKKLGYSYPVIGYSYDSNTTGAHLVKYAKRALYAGQKIAKKNGRNLSLFIQDFKQKSPKTKIRLIGHSLGSQVILSTIEHLSKKPQNKGIVEAVYLFGASITEDIPSSKKYGPLLNKVVSKKIVNYFSPSDEVLYWANRQKFVKGPLGLNGAVGRTIPKYKQKSVKPKNHRFASYAQVLDHFP; via the coding sequence ATGTCTAAAATCATACCGAGAATTTCAACTCGAGGATACTATGATCTTACAAATGGTGACACTCTAAAAAACAATTCATACTTTTTGTATCCGAAAAAAGATTTTGCAAAATTAATTGGTTCTAAAGAACTGACAATCATGATTCATGGACTGAGAAATGATAATGCAGGTGCAGTGGCAAAAGTTTTGATTGCAAAAAATAGGCTGAAAAAACTAGGATACTCTTATCCTGTAATTGGTTATAGTTATGACTCAAACACTACAGGTGCACATCTTGTAAAATATGCAAAACGTGCACTTTATGCAGGACAAAAAATTGCAAAGAAAAATGGACGAAATCTTTCATTATTTATTCAAGACTTCAAACAAAAAAGCCCTAAAACAAAAATTAGATTAATAGGTCATTCATTAGGTTCTCAGGTAATTCTTAGTACCATTGAACATCTGTCAAAAAAACCACAAAACAAAGGAATTGTGGAGGCCGTGTATCTTTTTGGTGCGTCTATTACTGAGGACATACCATCCTCAAAAAAATATGGTCCATTGCTGAATAAGGTCGTATCAAAAAAAATTGTTAATTATTTTAGCCCCTCTGATGAGGTTTTGTACTGGGCTAATAGACAAAAATTTGTCAAAGGCCCTCTTGGTCTAAATGGTGCTGTTGGTAGAACCATTCCAAAATACAAACAAAAATCGGTAAAACCTAAAAATCATAGATTTGCAAGTTATGCTCAGGTCTTGGATCATTTTCCTTAG
- a CDS encoding NAD+ synthase, whose protein sequence is MNQEIIDEIKNQDYPSITKTIEKFLLEKIEENNSNGLILGLSGGIDSAVLAYLCKRVVKDKTLALLMPDTDITPKSETEDALKMIALTGIEYKLIDIKPIVNEYSKYLEPNDWAKGNLRARVRANILYYYANAKNYLVLGSSDKSEFLIGYFTKHGDGAADLIPIISLYKLQVREIARYLEVPQNVIEKKSSPHLWKDHGAEKEIGISYEEIDSILYCMFEKKLSLDQIAESTNIGKETIQKVQQLHIKSQHKRLPQQKPFES, encoded by the coding sequence ATGAACCAGGAAATCATTGATGAGATAAAGAATCAAGATTATCCTTCAATAACAAAAACAATTGAGAAGTTTCTTTTAGAAAAAATAGAGGAAAATAATTCAAACGGGTTAATTTTGGGATTAAGCGGTGGAATAGACTCTGCGGTATTAGCTTATCTCTGCAAAAGAGTAGTCAAAGATAAGACACTTGCACTTTTAATGCCAGACACAGACATTACGCCAAAAAGTGAAACAGAAGATGCATTAAAGATGATTGCATTAACGGGCATAGAATACAAGTTAATCGATATCAAACCAATTGTAAATGAGTATTCAAAATACTTGGAACCAAATGATTGGGCAAAAGGAAATCTTCGAGCTCGCGTAAGAGCAAATATTTTGTACTATTATGCCAATGCAAAAAACTATCTGGTTCTAGGTTCCAGTGACAAAAGTGAATTCCTCATAGGATACTTTACAAAACATGGAGACGGTGCAGCAGATTTAATTCCAATAATTTCACTGTACAAATTACAAGTAAGAGAGATAGCAAGATATCTAGAAGTTCCACAGAATGTTATTGAAAAAAAGAGTAGTCCTCACTTGTGGAAAGATCATGGTGCAGAAAAAGAAATTGGGATATCATATGAAGAGATTGATTCAATATTGTATTGCATGTTTGAAAAGAAATTATCTCTTGATCAAATAGCAGAGAGTACCAACATCGGAAAAGAAACCATACAAAAAGTTCAACAATTACACATTAAGAGTCAACACAAAAGACTACCTCAACAAAAACCATTTGAGAGTTAA
- a CDS encoding redox-regulated ATPase YchF — translation MPIKLGLIGKTNTGKTTFFNAATLSSEEISSYPFTTKKPVSGTAHAITLCVHPEFKIEDNPNNSKCIEGWRYIPIELIDLPGLIKDAWKGKGLGNQFLSIAAQSDALLHVVDASGGIDSSGKITEPGNGDPISDFADIEEELIMWYHKILEGNREKVSKLIRTGTDLIDAITDLYRGIGVQKIHVKETLHAVELEEKDFDDFDVVDSKKFASHLRKISKPTLIVANKIDVECADKNFARLRERYNDSIVIPVSGDSEFSLRRAEQKGLIKYSPGSEQFEIIKSDELNTKQINALDFIKKGIMGEYMRTGVQFAINIAVFKLLKMNSIYPVADEQNLSDKKGRVLPDLILLKDGATINDLAKEIHTDLTKGLLYGKDLRYNLRLPVDYQLRDRDVVSLVSASKK, via the coding sequence ATGCCAATCAAACTTGGATTAATTGGTAAAACCAATACTGGCAAAACAACTTTCTTTAATGCTGCTACACTCTCTTCAGAAGAAATCTCTTCTTATCCTTTTACTACAAAAAAACCTGTTTCTGGAACTGCTCATGCAATAACTCTGTGTGTTCATCCTGAATTCAAAATTGAGGATAATCCAAATAATTCTAAATGTATTGAAGGATGGAGATACATTCCTATTGAACTAATTGATTTGCCCGGTCTTATCAAAGATGCCTGGAAAGGCAAAGGACTAGGAAACCAATTTCTCTCGATTGCAGCACAATCTGATGCCTTGTTGCATGTAGTTGATGCATCAGGAGGAATAGATTCCTCAGGAAAGATCACTGAACCTGGAAACGGTGATCCTATTTCTGATTTTGCAGATATTGAAGAAGAACTGATTATGTGGTATCATAAAATTTTAGAGGGTAATCGAGAAAAAGTTTCAAAACTAATTCGAACTGGTACGGATCTAATTGATGCAATAACTGACTTGTACCGTGGAATAGGAGTTCAGAAAATTCATGTAAAAGAAACATTGCATGCCGTTGAACTTGAAGAAAAAGACTTTGATGATTTTGACGTGGTTGACAGCAAAAAATTTGCTTCCCATCTAAGAAAAATTTCTAAACCTACTTTGATTGTTGCAAATAAAATAGATGTTGAATGCGCAGACAAAAACTTTGCAAGACTCAGAGAACGATACAATGATTCTATTGTGATTCCAGTTAGCGGTGATAGTGAATTCAGTTTAAGACGGGCTGAACAAAAAGGTTTGATCAAGTATTCTCCTGGTTCTGAACAATTTGAAATCATAAAATCTGATGAACTTAACACAAAGCAAATTAATGCTCTGGATTTCATTAAAAAAGGAATCATGGGTGAATACATGAGAACTGGAGTGCAATTTGCAATCAATATTGCAGTCTTTAAATTATTAAAAATGAATTCCATCTATCCTGTAGCTGATGAACAAAACCTCTCAGACAAAAAAGGACGTGTACTGCCTGATTTGATTTTATTAAAGGATGGTGCTACGATTAATGATCTTGCCAAAGAAATTCATACTGATCTTACCAAAGGTCTTCTTTATGGAAAAGATTTGAGGTACAATCTTAGATTGCCTGTTGATTATCAACTACGTGATCGTGATGTTGTTTCTTTGGTTAGTGCATCTAAGAAATAA